The following proteins are encoded in a genomic region of Acipenser ruthenus chromosome 4, fAciRut3.2 maternal haplotype, whole genome shotgun sequence:
- the LOC117400172 gene encoding tumor necrosis factor receptor superfamily member 16-like isoform X2, giving the protein MDSRRIAFSCCFLILAKVAAGDTCESNRFTEDGECCDLCPLGFGVTVECGKTNTQCKACQEGVTFSALPGTPCSPCSLCPQGIQVTGLCMATQDTQCNCGDGFFLNVVNGSDPLCAPCSSCGKGLGVEWECRPHWDTKCKACPAGTYSEENSQTETCLNCTTCQESEVQIRECTANSDTLCMDKKLMILQRQGTASPKDSSRRVDPMESETSTYPSSPDFIPQEDNGKNIIPVYCSILAAIVIGLLIYVAYKCWTSCKQKQQQQLAKAHASELSCSPEGEKLHSDSGVFPDTHSLQETQQLKGNKLESRLYLNVAPQRQEEIEQLLLDTSGGKGWRHLAAQLGYEQDRVDIFGRGEDPVHTLLCDWSAQEGTTVSALYAALNRIERSDVAVALSRPAEASSVV; this is encoded by the exons GTTGCTGCGGGAGACACCTGCGAGAGTAACCGCTTCACAGAGGATGGCGAGTGCTGTGACCTTTGCCCCTTAGGATTTGGGGTCACTGTCGAATGTGGCAAAACAAACACTCAGTGCAAAGCCTGCCAGGAGG GTGTGACATTTTCTGCGCTCCCTGGCACCCCCTGCAGCCCGTGCTCGCTCTGCCCCCAGGGTATCCAGGTGACGGGTCTCTGCATGGCCACGCAGGACACGCAGTGCAACTGCGGCGACGGCTTCTTCCTCAATGTGGTGAATGGCTCTGACCCTCTGTGCGCTCCCTGCTCGTCCTGTGGGAAGGGGCTGGGTGTGGAGTGGGAGTGCAGGCCTCACTGGGACACCAAGTGCAAGGCCTGCCCAGCAGGAACCTACTCCGAGGAGAACAGCCAGACTGAGACCTGCCTCAACTGCACAACCTGCCAGGAGAGCGAGGTGCAGATCCGCGAGTGCACCGCCAACTCCGACACACTCTGCATGG ACAAGAAACTGATGATCTTGCAGAGACAGGGCACTGCCTCTCCAAAGGACTCATCTCGTCGTGTGGATCCCATGGAGTCTGAGACCAGCACCTACCCCAGCTCCCCAGACTTCATCCCTCAAGAGGACAACGGCAAGAACATCATCCCAGTGTACTGTTCCATCCTGGCAGCCATCGTCATTGGTCTGCTCATCTACGTTGCCTACAAGTG CTGGACCTCATgcaagcagaagcagcagcagcagctggcaAAAGCGCATGCCAGCGAGCTCAGCTGCTCCCCCGAAGGAGAGAAACTGCACAGCGACAGTGGGGTCTTCCCGGATACACACAGCCTGCAGGAGACACAGCAGCTCAAAG GCAATAAACTGGAGAGCCGTCTGTACCTCAACGTTGCCCCCCAGAGGCAGGAAGAGATTGAGCAGCTGCTGCTGGACACCAGCGGTGGGAAGGGCTGGCGCCACCTGGCTGCTCAACTGGGGTATGAGCAGGATCGTGTGGACATCTTCGGGCGGGGTGAGGACCCCGTGCACACCCTGCTCTGTGATTGGTCGGCTCAGGAGGGCACCACTGTGTCGGCACTGTACGCTGCGCTGAACCGCATTGAGAGGAGTGATGTGGCCGTAGCTCTAAGCAGACCAGCTGAGGCCAGCTCTGTGGTGTga
- the LOC117400172 gene encoding tumor necrosis factor receptor superfamily member 16-like isoform X1: protein MDSRRIAFSCCFLILAKVLYLKVAAGDTCESNRFTEDGECCDLCPLGFGVTVECGKTNTQCKACQEGVTFSALPGTPCSPCSLCPQGIQVTGLCMATQDTQCNCGDGFFLNVVNGSDPLCAPCSSCGKGLGVEWECRPHWDTKCKACPAGTYSEENSQTETCLNCTTCQESEVQIRECTANSDTLCMDKKLMILQRQGTASPKDSSRRVDPMESETSTYPSSPDFIPQEDNGKNIIPVYCSILAAIVIGLLIYVAYKCWTSCKQKQQQQLAKAHASELSCSPEGEKLHSDSGVFPDTHSLQETQQLKGNKLESRLYLNVAPQRQEEIEQLLLDTSGGKGWRHLAAQLGYEQDRVDIFGRGEDPVHTLLCDWSAQEGTTVSALYAALNRIERSDVAVALSRPAEASSVV, encoded by the exons GTTGCTGCGGGAGACACCTGCGAGAGTAACCGCTTCACAGAGGATGGCGAGTGCTGTGACCTTTGCCCCTTAGGATTTGGGGTCACTGTCGAATGTGGCAAAACAAACACTCAGTGCAAAGCCTGCCAGGAGG GTGTGACATTTTCTGCGCTCCCTGGCACCCCCTGCAGCCCGTGCTCGCTCTGCCCCCAGGGTATCCAGGTGACGGGTCTCTGCATGGCCACGCAGGACACGCAGTGCAACTGCGGCGACGGCTTCTTCCTCAATGTGGTGAATGGCTCTGACCCTCTGTGCGCTCCCTGCTCGTCCTGTGGGAAGGGGCTGGGTGTGGAGTGGGAGTGCAGGCCTCACTGGGACACCAAGTGCAAGGCCTGCCCAGCAGGAACCTACTCCGAGGAGAACAGCCAGACTGAGACCTGCCTCAACTGCACAACCTGCCAGGAGAGCGAGGTGCAGATCCGCGAGTGCACCGCCAACTCCGACACACTCTGCATGG ACAAGAAACTGATGATCTTGCAGAGACAGGGCACTGCCTCTCCAAAGGACTCATCTCGTCGTGTGGATCCCATGGAGTCTGAGACCAGCACCTACCCCAGCTCCCCAGACTTCATCCCTCAAGAGGACAACGGCAAGAACATCATCCCAGTGTACTGTTCCATCCTGGCAGCCATCGTCATTGGTCTGCTCATCTACGTTGCCTACAAGTG CTGGACCTCATgcaagcagaagcagcagcagcagctggcaAAAGCGCATGCCAGCGAGCTCAGCTGCTCCCCCGAAGGAGAGAAACTGCACAGCGACAGTGGGGTCTTCCCGGATACACACAGCCTGCAGGAGACACAGCAGCTCAAAG GCAATAAACTGGAGAGCCGTCTGTACCTCAACGTTGCCCCCCAGAGGCAGGAAGAGATTGAGCAGCTGCTGCTGGACACCAGCGGTGGGAAGGGCTGGCGCCACCTGGCTGCTCAACTGGGGTATGAGCAGGATCGTGTGGACATCTTCGGGCGGGGTGAGGACCCCGTGCACACCCTGCTCTGTGATTGGTCGGCTCAGGAGGGCACCACTGTGTCGGCACTGTACGCTGCGCTGAACCGCATTGAGAGGAGTGATGTGGCCGTAGCTCTAAGCAGACCAGCTGAGGCCAGCTCTGTGGTGTga